A window of the Coprobacter fastidiosus genome harbors these coding sequences:
- a CDS encoding GGGtGRT protein gives MIREVKFESQDRRIKQILAALNENGIKDIEEANAICESYGLDPYKTCEETQPICFENAKWAYVVGAAIALKKGCKNAAEAAEAIGIGLQAFCIPGSVADDRKVGIGHGNLAAMLLREETKCFAFLAGHESFAAAEGAIKIAAKADKVRKEPLRCILNGLGKDAAQIISRINGFTYVQTQFDYYTGELKVVKEIAYSDGPRAKVKCYGADDVREGVAIMWKEGVDVSITGNSTNPTRFQHPVAGTYKKERVLAGKPYFSVASGGGTGRTLHPDNMAAGPASYGMTDTMGRMHSDAQFAGSSSVPAHVEMMGFLGIGNNPMVGCTVACAVDVATALNK, from the coding sequence ATGATTAGAGAAGTAAAATTTGAAAGTCAAGACCGTCGTATCAAACAGATTCTTGCTGCATTGAACGAAAACGGAATTAAAGATATCGAAGAAGCAAATGCTATCTGCGAATCATATGGTCTCGATCCTTATAAAACGTGTGAGGAAACTCAGCCTATTTGTTTTGAAAATGCGAAATGGGCTTATGTCGTAGGCGCTGCTATCGCTTTGAAAAAAGGTTGCAAGAATGCGGCAGAAGCAGCAGAGGCTATCGGCATAGGATTGCAGGCGTTTTGTATTCCCGGTTCTGTTGCCGATGATCGTAAAGTAGGTATAGGACACGGTAATTTGGCTGCAATGTTATTGCGTGAAGAAACTAAATGTTTCGCATTTTTGGCTGGTCACGAGTCGTTTGCTGCGGCTGAAGGTGCTATCAAAATTGCTGCAAAGGCCGATAAAGTACGTAAAGAACCTTTACGTTGTATTTTGAATGGGCTTGGTAAAGATGCTGCACAGATTATCTCTCGTATCAACGGATTTACCTATGTTCAGACTCAGTTCGATTACTATACCGGAGAGCTGAAGGTGGTTAAAGAAATTGCATATTCCGATGGTCCTCGTGCCAAAGTAAAATGCTATGGTGCTGACGATGTTCGCGAAGGTGTGGCTATTATGTGGAAAGAAGGCGTAGATGTGTCTATCACAGGTAACTCTACCAACCCGACCCGTTTCCAACATCCGGTTGCCGGAACATATAAAAAAGAACGTGTATTGGCAGGCAAACCTTATTTCTCTGTTGCTTCAGGTGGTGGTACGGGGCGTACTTTACATCCTGATAATATGGCTGCTGGTCCTGCATCTTACGGTATGACGGACACAATGGGTCGTATGCACTCAGACGCCCAGTTCGCTGGTTCTTCATCAGTTCCCGCTCACGTGGAAATGATGGGATTCCTCGGTATCGGTAACAACCCGATGGTAGGATGTACAGTGGCTTGCGCGGTTGACGTGGCTACTGCTTTGAATAAGTAA
- a CDS encoding JAB domain-containing protein — protein MDIDYTVGEVELSYKPKFNKLHKVASSEDAYKYLLPTYKEGTICYKEYFKVLFLNQASQILGYTLISEGGITETCADVRVILQAALLTNSVAIILAHNHPSGNLKASRQDMEITKQVKDAAQLMRIKVLDHLILIDAGYYSFADEGEL, from the coding sequence ATGGATATAGATTATACTGTGGGCGAAGTGGAACTGTCCTACAAACCCAAATTCAATAAACTGCATAAGGTAGCCAGTTCAGAGGACGCTTATAAATACTTACTCCCTACCTATAAGGAGGGTACAATCTGTTACAAGGAATACTTCAAAGTTCTGTTCCTAAACCAAGCCAGCCAAATTTTAGGCTACACTCTTATATCAGAGGGTGGAATTACTGAAACTTGTGCTGATGTCAGAGTAATTCTACAAGCTGCATTGCTTACCAATTCAGTAGCCATTATCCTTGCACATAATCATCCAAGCGGTAATCTGAAAGCAAGTAGGCAGGATATGGAGATTACTAAGCAAGTCAAGGATGCAGCACAGCTTATGAGGATTAAAGTCTTAGACCATCTCATACTTATAGATGCAGGATATTATAGTTTCGCTGACGAGGGAGAATTATAA
- a CDS encoding DUF3871 family protein, translated as MRNLVIMPAMANNRERMNWGEYAEEATIIVDEPVRPVTHFIEANTQEVTLHHLKHDCITPVFSKDNELTINHAAFVETIQDAAQSFFNGEKVEQADIRVSHIIKGRIPEAIHKPANQLLESDKTIYYERAAFSIDVPTIYETVGGNKLNLSIVGVRAYNQMNLYSKKVPELFRLAIGFKNQVCCNMCIFTNGYKDDLRVSNTTELYRAALELFNNYNPAKHLYLMQQLGNTSMSEHQFAQIIGKMRLYQCLPTGYQKALPRMLLTDTQINSVAKAYIHDDNFGSFGSELNMWKFYNLLTGANKSSYIDSFLDRSLNATEMALGINAALHGDERYKWFID; from the coding sequence ATGAGAAATTTAGTTATCATGCCAGCTATGGCAAACAACCGTGAGAGAATGAATTGGGGTGAATACGCAGAGGAAGCTACAATCATTGTGGACGAACCTGTAAGACCTGTAACCCATTTCATTGAAGCAAACACGCAGGAAGTAACCTTACATCATTTGAAACATGACTGCATCACACCTGTGTTCTCTAAGGACAACGAGCTGACCATTAACCATGCCGCATTTGTGGAAACCATACAGGATGCAGCCCAATCATTCTTTAACGGTGAGAAAGTGGAACAGGCAGATATAAGAGTAAGCCACATTATCAAAGGCAGAATCCCTGAAGCTATCCATAAGCCAGCCAACCAACTGTTGGAATCTGACAAGACCATTTATTATGAGAGGGCAGCATTCAGCATTGATGTTCCTACCATTTATGAAACGGTGGGTGGAAATAAACTCAATCTTTCCATTGTAGGTGTGAGAGCTTATAATCAGATGAACCTGTACAGCAAGAAAGTTCCAGAGCTGTTCAGATTGGCGATTGGCTTCAAGAACCAAGTTTGTTGTAATATGTGCATCTTTACCAATGGCTACAAGGATGATTTAAGGGTAAGTAACACAACTGAACTCTATCGTGCAGCCTTGGAACTGTTCAATAACTACAACCCTGCCAAACATCTTTATCTGATGCAGCAATTAGGCAACACTTCCATGAGTGAACATCAATTCGCACAGATTATAGGCAAGATGCGACTTTACCAATGCTTGCCAACAGGCTATCAAAAGGCACTGCCAAGAATGTTGCTTACAGACACACAGATAAACAGTGTAGCCAAAGCATACATTCACGATGATAACTTTGGCAGCTTTGGGAGTGAGCTTAATATGTGGAAGTTCTATAACCTGCTTACAGGAGCTAACAAGTCAAGCTACATTGATTCATTCTTAGACCGTTCTTTGAATGCCACTGAAATGGCTTTGGGAATCAATGCGGCTTTACATGGGGATGAGCGTTACAAATGGTTCATTGATTAA
- a CDS encoding tyrosine-type recombinase/integrase translates to MSLKYSSTTADYLIWSDAMNLIRKLAKDGNYKISLLIALGCFTGLRISDILSLRWKQILGTDEFTVIEQKTNKVRTIRLNPQLQQHIKECYEHINPVGINAPILISQKGTIFTVQRINIILKEVKKKYRLKIKNFSCHSLRKTFGRQVYNMNSDNAELALVKLMELFNHSSVAITKRYLGLRQEEILQTYDCLSF, encoded by the coding sequence ATGTCACTTAAATATTCAAGCACAACGGCAGACTATCTTATATGGTCTGATGCAATGAACCTCATAAGGAAGTTAGCCAAAGACGGGAATTATAAAATCTCACTTCTTATAGCTTTGGGGTGTTTCACAGGATTAAGAATATCTGATATTCTATCTCTAAGGTGGAAACAGATATTAGGTACTGACGAGTTTACAGTAATTGAGCAAAAGACAAATAAGGTAAGGACTATCAGACTGAACCCACAATTACAGCAGCATATCAAAGAGTGCTACGAACATATAAATCCTGTTGGAATCAATGCGCCAATCCTTATCAGTCAGAAAGGCACTATCTTCACAGTTCAGAGAATCAATATCATTCTTAAAGAGGTAAAGAAGAAGTACAGGTTAAAGATTAAGAACTTTAGTTGCCATTCACTTAGAAAAACATTCGGCAGACAGGTCTATAACATGAACAGTGATAATGCTGAACTTGCCTTAGTAAAGCTGATGGAACTGTTCAACCATAGTTCTGTCGCTATTACTAAAAGATACTTGGGGTTAAGGCAGGAAGAAATCTTACAGACTTATGACTGTTTGAGCTTCTAA
- a CDS encoding site-specific integrase, translating to MEKHCTMVYFSLRESKQNKKGLSPIEVSITTNGKRIYFSTGKHISAADWNKEKQAVKGKSEEAQLINGYLIQLRNKIYQKEIELLQKGYLITAELLKEAITDKVEALNEKTLLDVLNEHNTERKAMVGKTVAPATYWVFEYTGRLFKEFIQKKYERKDLYLREINLGFIQGFHAYLLGEKKMGQNSCTKHLKFLKKLLNLAVANSYISYNPVNAYKVEREPVEVDFLDEEELRKIINFDTPLPRLERAKDMFLFGCFTGLSYIDIKTLTPEHFEKDSAGRIWIKKRRVKTGVLSRIPLLPIAKLILDKYKGGEKLLPIQDPADINKYLKDIAILCGINKRICFHTSRHTFASTVTLANNISLEVVSKMLGHTNTRMTAHYARLIDKCIGEQMDKLMDTFTGDSDY from the coding sequence ATGGAGAAACATTGTACAATGGTTTACTTTTCATTAAGAGAAAGTAAGCAAAACAAGAAAGGTCTATCACCTATTGAGGTTTCAATCACCACCAACGGGAAGAGAATCTACTTTAGTACAGGTAAGCACATATCTGCTGCCGATTGGAACAAAGAGAAGCAAGCTGTAAAAGGTAAGAGTGAAGAAGCGCAACTAATCAACGGTTATCTGATTCAACTACGGAATAAGATATATCAGAAAGAAATTGAGCTACTCCAAAAGGGTTATCTTATCACTGCTGAACTATTAAAAGAAGCTATCACAGATAAGGTGGAAGCTCTGAACGAAAAGACTTTATTGGATGTTCTGAACGAACATAACACTGAACGCAAAGCAATGGTAGGTAAAACTGTTGCCCCTGCCACTTATTGGGTGTTTGAATATACAGGCAGATTATTCAAAGAGTTTATTCAGAAGAAATATGAGCGTAAGGACTTATATTTAAGAGAGATAAACTTGGGCTTCATTCAAGGATTTCATGCTTACCTTTTAGGAGAGAAGAAGATGGGGCAAAACTCCTGCACCAAGCATTTAAAGTTCTTAAAGAAGTTGCTAAATTTAGCTGTCGCCAACTCTTATATATCCTACAATCCTGTAAATGCTTATAAAGTAGAACGCGAACCCGTAGAAGTGGATTTCTTGGATGAAGAAGAATTGAGGAAGATTATCAACTTTGACACTCCCCTGCCAAGATTGGAACGAGCTAAAGATATGTTCCTCTTTGGGTGCTTCACTGGGCTTAGTTACATTGACATTAAGACCTTGACGCCAGAACACTTTGAGAAAGACAGTGCAGGCAGAATATGGATTAAGAAGCGTAGAGTTAAAACAGGAGTTCTATCACGCATCCCCCTACTCCCCATTGCCAAGCTGATATTGGATAAGTACAAGGGTGGAGAGAAACTACTCCCTATTCAAGACCCTGCGGACATCAACAAATATCTAAAGGATATAGCTATACTCTGTGGAATCAATAAACGAATCTGCTTCCACACAAGTAGGCACACCTTTGCAAGTACCGTTACATTAGCCAATAACATATCGCTGGAAGTTGTTTCTAAGATGTTGGGACATACCAATACACGAATGACCGCCCACTATGCAAGGCTAATAGACAAGTGCATAGGTGAACAGATGGATAAACTCATGGATACGTTTACAGGAGATTCTGATTACTAA